The Toxorhynchites rutilus septentrionalis strain SRP chromosome 1, ASM2978413v1, whole genome shotgun sequence genome contains the following window.
GAATTCACAGCGCCACTGGCAAGGGTGCAAAACCTTGCTCCGAAATGATTGATCGCATCATTAGGGTGGATCATGCAGGCGAACTCGGGGCCAATCAAATCTACAAAGGCCAGTTGGCTGTCTTGGGTAAggattcatgtgaagaaattgaGAGCCAAATGAGCAATGTTTTATTTGATTATAAACCACAGGACACACCAAGGCGGGCGACACAATTCGGCACATGTGGGAGCAGGAAAAGGTCCACAAGGCTGAGTTCGACCGGCTGATGAGCAAATATCGTGCCCGTCCGACCGCTCTGTTGCCCTTCTGGAACATAGCTGGGTTCGCACTTGGTGCGGGAACGGCTCTGCTAGGTGAGAAAGCTGCCATGGCCTGCACGGTAGCGGTCGAGTCCGTGATTGTGGACCACTACAACGATCAACTGCGCAAGCTGATGGAAGACCCGAGCTTCAAGGATCACGAACTGCTGGATATTATTGCACGCTTCCGGGACGAAGAGCAGGAGCATCACGATATCGGGCTGGATGAAGGGGCGGAACAAGCGCCTTTCTACAAGGCACTAACCGACGTAATTAAATTTGGCTGTCGGACGGCGATTAAAATAGCGGAACGCGTATAATATTGTTTTGGTTAATACGGAGAGACTATAAATTTTAGTTTATTACAAcaaaatacacatttttattGGTTGGTGGCTATCTCTCTCCAATTCCGCGGGCAACTCGCGCTCACCACGTCCTGTTCCACTTGGTCTATCCACCTTGCTTGTTGcgctcctcgtcgtctcgtaccaACCGAACTTTCggtgaacaccatttttgtagGATAGTTGTCCAACATTCTTACACCATGTCCTGCCCAGCCTGTCATTCCAGCTTTGATCGCTTTTGGGACACTGGCTTCACCTCACCGGTGAGTTgcgtgagctcgtggttcatccttcgtctccatacgccgtcctcctgtacaccaccgGAAATGATTCTTAACACACGTCGTTCCAACACTCCGAGTGATCCCaggtcctcttcgagtattgtccaCGTTTCGTGCCCGTAGAGGATAACCGTCCTGAGCGGtttgtacagggaacatttcgcaTGATTGATGAGTGAGGGgttcagaaggaaaggggtgtaagtgacttgaacGATTTCagttcatcaactttttctttagtcaataactcaactgcataaacgttccaatttgagttttgctatagaatccgatagatgaggttctgacctatcttccacaatgtcaaatacagctgggaatgtatttgcagctaagttatgaccaaaagaaagattcgatgtagagaaatcgatcaaatcacttacacccctttcattttgagcccctcaagtCTGTTTGATCTCAAGTGTTTGTGGAGACCATAGACCATACGACTCCCATTGGTAATGCGGATCTCGCGGCTGGTATCTTTGTCAGATGTT
Protein-coding sequences here:
- the LOC129762179 gene encoding 5-demethoxyubiquinone hydroxylase, mitochondrial, with translation MLKFSAVLSRGIHSATGKGAKPCSEMIDRIIRVDHAGELGANQIYKGQLAVLGHTKAGDTIRHMWEQEKVHKAEFDRLMSKYRARPTALLPFWNIAGFALGAGTALLGEKAAMACTVAVESVIVDHYNDQLRKLMEDPSFKDHELLDIIARFRDEEQEHHDIGLDEGAEQAPFYKALTDVIKFGCRTAIKIAERV